A single window of Mangifera indica cultivar Alphonso chromosome 18, CATAS_Mindica_2.1, whole genome shotgun sequence DNA harbors:
- the LOC123202430 gene encoding calcium-binding protein CML42-like, whose product MEEVDAAASTERQEWNRSLSRKASSSSFRLRTSPSLNSLRLCRIFDIFDKNGDGMITVEELHKAISLLGLDADLPELESLVASYIEPGNDGLKFEDFVRLHHSLDETLFRWEEEEEDSEDKSERTSGEAKMSQEESDLAEAFKVFDEDGDGFISADELQVVLGKLGFSEGNEFAKVQQMIMSVDRNDDGRVDFCEFKNMMQGVLVRSS is encoded by the coding sequence ATGGAGGAAGTAGATGCAGCAGCCTCCACGGAGAGACAAGAATGGAATCGAAGTTTAAGCAGAAAGGCTTCATCTTCATCGTTTCGTCTACGGACGTCACCAAGTCTCAACTCTCTCCGTCTCTGTCGTATCTTTGACATTTTTGACAAGAATGGCGACGGTATGATCACCGTTGAAGAGCTCCATAAGGCCATTAGCCTTCTGGGTTTAGACGCTGACTTACCCGAGTTAGAATCCCTCGTTGCTTCATATATAGAACCGGGCAACGACGGGCTTAAGTTTGAAGATTTTGTAAGGCTTCACCATTCCTTGGATGAGACATTGTTTAgatgggaagaagaagaagaagatagtGAAGATAAGAGTGAGAGGACGAGCGGCGAAGCGAAGATGTCGCAGGAGGAGTCTGATTTAGCAGAGGCGTTTAAGGTGTTTGATGAAGACGGAGATGGGTTCATTTCTGCAGATGAATTGCAGGTAGTTTTGGGGAAACTAGGATTCTCTGAAGGGAATGAGTTTGCAAAAGTTCAACAAATGATCATGTCCGTTGACCGAAACGACGATGGTCGAGTTGATTTCTGTGAGTTCAAGAACATGATGCAGGGTGTTCTTGTTCGGAGTTCTtaa
- the LOC123201637 gene encoding uncharacterized protein LOC123201637: MEQSIMNRDPELEASFSFSGQNFSPAMAGSGDEEDDDDDQYIEIALERPVNGDNPDAGSNQSELRLSFSSSSIPFLRLPNCGLACANTVTDFSDAVTTRLSTSSSATSASSLSLSSADGRRRTREPNVKAQKTIKRRLLNSLLSNQEASSEMVNKTRKGTTNDGGALMKFLIKCRSMNIQAILASFMKPYQFIYSSHHSNTSSSSGKKTKMNRASQSLKKPFDMNLDAMRGVLEAMSSRLSSKDRKTKNSPSATKSSIQQGCQVENNSIQAAIAHCKRSFGQE; the protein is encoded by the exons ATGGAGCAAAGTATCATGAATCGAGACCCGGAACTGGAAGCCAGTTTCTCTTTCAGTGGTCAAAATTTTAGCCCCGCCATGGCTGGCTCCGGTGATGAGGAGGATGATGACGATGACCAGTACATCGAGATAGCTCTTGAAAGACCTGTTAATGGAGATAATCCTGATGCTGGGTCTAATCAGTCGGAGCTCCGTTTATCGTTTTCGTCTTCTTCCATTCCTTTTCTTCGACTACCCAACTGCGGTTTGGCTTGTGCTAATACTGTCACTGACTTCTCCGACGCCGTGACGACTCGTTTATCGACGTCGTCATCGGCAACATCCGCCTCGAGTTTGAGCCTTTCTTCGGCGGACGGGCGACGGAGGACGAGAGAACCAAATGTCAAAGCTCAAAAGACTATCAAAAGGAGGCTATTGAATTCATTGCTGTCAAATCAGGAAGCTTCATCTGAGATGGTCAACAAGACCAG GAAAGGAACGACAAATGACGGTGGAGCCCTGATGAAATTTTTGATCAAGTGTCGATCTATGAACATTCAAGCAATATTAGCATCTTTCATGAAGCCATACCAGTTCATTTATTCTTCTCATCATAGTAATACTAGTAGTAGCAGTGGAAAGAAGACGAAGATGAACAGAGCGAGTCAAAGTTTGAAGAAGCCATTTGATATGAATTTGGATGCGATGAGAGGAGTTTTAGAGGCAATGAGTTCAAGGCTTAGTAGTAAAGATAGAAAAACAAAGAACTCTCCAAGCGCGACAAAATCCTCCATACAACAAGGATGTCAAGTTGAGAATAACTCCATTCAAGCCGCCATTGCTCACTGTAAGAGATCATTTGGCCAAGAATAA
- the LOC123202300 gene encoding uncharacterized protein LOC123202300 → MDRDRELEASFSFGGQEFSPATAGSCDEEDDDSDDQYIEIALERPVNGHNPDDGSNQSEFFISFSSSSSDPFLQLPNCGLACADTVDCIGTDLSDAVTASLSASSSATSASSLSLSSADTRRRTTEPNVKAQKTIKRRLLNSLLSNREASTEMVSKNRKETTNDGGVLMKFLIKCRSMNIRAILASFMKPYQFIYSSHHGNTTSSSGQKKMMNRTSQSLKKPFDMNLDAMRGVLEAVSSRLSSKDSKTKNSPSATKAISIQQGYQIENTSIQAAIAHCKRSFGQE, encoded by the exons ATGGATCGAGACCGGGAACTGGAAGCCAGTTTCTCTTTCGGCGGTCAAGAATTTAGCCCCGCCACTGCTGGCTCCTGTGATGAGGAGGACGACGATAGCGATGACCAGTACATCGAGATAGCTCTTGAAAGACCTGTTAATGGACATAATCCTGATGATGGGTCTAATCAGTCGGAGTTTTTTATAtcgttttcatcttcttcttcggATCCTTTTCTTCAGCTACCCAACTGCGGTTTGGCTTGTGCTGATACTGTGGACTGTATCGGCACTGACTTATCAGACGCCGTGACGGCTTCTTTGTCGGCGTCGTCATCGGCAACATCCGCCTCTAGTTTGAGCCTTTCTTCGGCGGACACGCGACGGAGGACGACAGAACCAAATGTCAAAGCTCAAAAGACTATCAAAAGGAGGCTATTGAATTCATTGCTGTCAAATCGGGAAGCTTCAACGGAGATGGTCAGTAAGAACAG GAAAGAAACGACAAATGACGGTGGAGTCCTGATGAAATTTTTGATCAAGTGTCGATCTATGAATATTCGAGCAATATTAGCGTCTTTCATGAAGCCATACCAGTTCATTTATTCTTCTCATCATGGTAATACTACAAGTAGCAGTGGacagaagaagatgatgaacaGAACGAGTCAAAGTTTGAAGAAGCCATTTGATATGAATTTGGATGCGATGAGAGGAGTTTTAGAGGCAGTGAGTTCAAGGCTTAGTAGTAAAGATAGCAAAACAAAGAACTCTCCAAGTGCGACAAAAGCAATATCCATTCAACAAGGATATCAAATTGAGAATACCTCCATTCAAGCCGCCATTGCTCACTGTAAGAGATCATTTGGCCAAGAATAA
- the LOC123201596 gene encoding cytochrome P450 714A1-like, with protein sequence MAMVTMICWSLVVVVVTGLLLCRLKQVYEMVWKNPIRIRSTLAKQGIGGPTPAFLYGNVKEIQIMESEAREHAKNVQELSHDHWVRAIFPHLRRWTFDYGPVYMFSTGNQQHLYLSQPELIKELKLNKSLDLGKPSYTSKALEPLLGNGIIKANGHEWALQRRLIAPEFFLHKVKGMIGLMEECAMAMVKTWETRLIESQGGVADLMVDQDLRCLSADIISKACFGSSYSQGKNIFSKLRVMQEAMSKPSIIFGLPNLKFLPTKSNREISKLKKEVEELILKVIKERQEESQKDTGKYGKDLLDMILESAATDAELQQSKHNTHRFIVDNCKNIYFAGYESTALAASWTLMLLALYPEWQEHVRTEIFHIWGDKKSLHQTPASIDLDQLRQLKTLTMVIQESLRLYGPSVVAAREVFADIKLGNLTVPKGVNIWSLVPALHRDPENWGADSNEFKPDRFAGGISKACKWPQVYMPFGYGSRLCVGQTFALMELKILLSIFVANFSFSISPNYRHSPVYKMLLMPQHGMRLLVKKV encoded by the exons ATGGCGATGGTGACGATGATATGTTGGTCtctggtggtggtggtggtgactGGGCTGCTACTGTGCAGACTGAAACAAGTGTATGAAATGGTGTGGAAGAACCCCATAAGGATTCGCTCTACGCTGGCAAAGCAAGGGATTGGAGGTCCAACGCCGGCCTTCTTGTATGGAAAtgttaaagaaatacaaatcaTGGAGTCAGAAGCTCGAGAACATGCTAAAAATGTTCAAGAACTCTCCCACGATCACTGGGTTCGTGCCATTTTTCCTCATCTCCGGAGATGGACATTCGACTACG GGCCAGTATACATGTTCTCAACGGGAAACCAGCAGCACCTGTATTTGAGCCAGCCAGAGTTAATAAAGGAACTGAAGCTAAACAAGTCCTTGGATTTAGGTAAACCTTCATATACATCCAAAGCACTGGAGCCCTTGTTGGGCAATGGCATCATTAAGGCTAATGGACATGAATGGGCCCTTCAGAGAAGACTTATTGCTCCTGAGTTCTTCCTCCACAAAGTTAAG GGGATGATTGGTCTCATGGAGGAATGTGCCATGGCAATGGTGAAAACATGGGAGACTCGACTAATTGAAAGCCAGGGAGGAGTTGCAGACTTGATGGTTGACCAAGATTTAAGATGTCTTTCTGCAGATATCATCTCCAAAGCTTGTTTTGGAAGCTCTTACTCTCaagggaaaaatattttcagcaAGTTAAGGGTCATGCAAGAAGCCATGTCCAAACCCAGTATAATCTTTGGACTTCCAAACTTAAA ATTCCTTCCAACAAAGAGTAACAGAGAAATATCAAAGTTGAAGAAAGAGGTAGAGGAGTTGATATTGAAGGTGATCAAAGAACGTCAAGAAGAGAGCCAAAAGGACACTGGTAAATATGGAAAAGACTTACTGGACATGATACTTGAGAGTGCTGCTACTGATGCTGAATTGCAGCAAAGCAAACATAATACACATCGATTTATAGTGGACAACTGCAAAAACATCTACTTTGCTGGCTATGAATCTACTGCTCTTGCTGCCTCCTGGACCTTGATGCTTCTTGCTCTCTATCCTGAATGGCAAGAACATGTTCGAACTGAGATTTTTCACATATGGGGTGATAAAAAAAGTCTTCATCAAACTCCGGCTTCAATAGATTTAGATCAACTTCGCCAATTGAAAACG CTGACCATGGTGATTCAAGAGAGCCTGCGGCTGTATGGGCCGTCTGTGGTGGCGGCAAGAGAAGTGTTTGCGGATATAAAATTGGGAAATTTGACAGTGCCAAAGGGAGTAAACATATGGAGCTTGGTGCCTGCGCTGCATCGGGATCCTGAGAACTGGGGTGCTGATTCCAATGAGTTTAAGCCGGATAGATTTGCAGGAGGGATATCTAAAGCCTGCAAATGGCCACAAGTTTACATGCCCTTTGGCTATGGAAGTCGATTGTGCGTGGGGCAAACGTTTGCATTGATGGAACTGAAAATATTACTCTCCATTTTTGTGGCAAACTTCTCCTTCTCCATCTCTCCGAATTATCGCCATTCTCCTGTGTATAAAATGCTGTTGATGCCACAGCATGGAATGAGGCTCCTTGTAAAGAAAGTGTAG